From Cecembia calidifontis, one genomic window encodes:
- a CDS encoding RagB/SusD family nutrient uptake outer membrane protein: MKNLINIRYFLIGLGMSFLVTSSCVDLEEQVFSAVTADNFFQTDEEFISALGAAYSSLGGLGNHSGLWSINELASDEIVIATKGGDWFDGGVLLQLHQHEFLPDNPFFQNSWNFLFGGINTCNRLIFSFQTLDNPNSEAFIGELRALRALFYYWAMDAFGNIPLVTDFTVLEAPATKTRKEAYDFILAELNEVIPLLPTARDGTTYGRMTKWAALTIRMKLYLNAEVYTGTPQWALAAADAEEIINNGPYSLMPSYKDNFIINNAGSTENIFVYPYDKVFAGGFNWVMMTLHIASQSTYNLTQQPWNGYQTVEEFYNSYIDPVKNPGVQGPVWKGLALTQSQGTIDGRLSNFLVGPQFRADGSRLVDPGVEPFDPTGRNGDPDGPPLTFMPYLNEIWPQGLRQSGARIGKYEFEVGGTNNMSNDFVIFRLSDVILSLAEARFRLGNTTQALALVNQIRARAGNLDPFTTLTEENLLAERGREMFVEMTRRQDLIRFKKYGEAWWPYQGMNRPKRVHQPGSHLELFPIPEPQLLANPRLRQNPGYN, from the coding sequence ATGAAAAATTTAATCAATATAAGATACTTCTTGATTGGCCTAGGAATGAGTTTCTTAGTGACCAGTTCCTGTGTTGATCTGGAAGAACAAGTTTTCAGTGCGGTTACGGCTGATAATTTCTTTCAAACAGACGAGGAGTTCATTTCTGCACTTGGTGCAGCTTACAGTTCATTGGGAGGATTAGGTAACCATTCCGGACTATGGTCTATCAACGAACTGGCATCGGATGAAATCGTGATTGCTACCAAGGGCGGGGACTGGTTTGACGGTGGTGTTTTGCTTCAATTGCACCAGCATGAGTTTTTGCCGGACAATCCCTTCTTCCAAAATTCATGGAATTTCCTTTTTGGAGGAATTAATACCTGCAACCGTCTTATCTTTTCTTTCCAGACCTTGGACAACCCCAATTCAGAAGCCTTTATCGGAGAATTAAGGGCGCTGAGGGCTTTGTTTTACTATTGGGCCATGGATGCTTTTGGCAATATTCCATTGGTTACAGACTTTACGGTTTTAGAGGCGCCGGCCACCAAGACCCGAAAAGAAGCCTATGATTTTATCCTTGCTGAATTGAATGAGGTAATTCCTTTGCTTCCCACTGCCAGAGATGGTACCACTTATGGTAGGATGACCAAATGGGCTGCTTTGACGATCAGGATGAAGCTTTACCTCAATGCTGAAGTGTATACAGGTACACCTCAATGGGCTTTGGCAGCTGCTGACGCGGAGGAAATTATCAATAATGGTCCTTACAGCTTGATGCCCAGCTACAAAGACAATTTCATTATCAACAATGCAGGTTCTACTGAAAACATCTTTGTTTATCCTTATGACAAAGTATTTGCTGGTGGATTCAACTGGGTGATGATGACGCTTCATATTGCGAGCCAATCTACTTATAACCTGACCCAACAACCTTGGAATGGTTACCAGACAGTAGAGGAATTTTATAATTCTTACATAGATCCTGTCAAAAACCCAGGGGTTCAAGGACCTGTTTGGAAAGGTCTCGCTTTGACCCAATCTCAAGGAACCATTGATGGTAGATTGAGCAATTTCTTGGTAGGCCCACAGTTTAGAGCCGATGGGAGCAGGTTGGTGGATCCAGGGGTGGAACCATTTGATCCAACAGGAAGAAACGGTGATCCCGATGGTCCTCCCTTGACTTTTATGCCCTATCTGAATGAAATTTGGCCTCAAGGATTGAGACAATCTGGAGCTAGGATTGGTAAGTATGAATTTGAAGTGGGTGGTACCAATAATATGAGTAATGACTTTGTGATCTTTAGGTTATCTGATGTGATCCTATCATTGGCTGAGGCAAGATTCAGACTTGGAAACACAACCCAGGCTTTGGCTTTGGTCAATCAAATAAGGGCTAGGGCGGGTAATCTTGATCCCTTTACCACTTTAACAGAAGAAAATTTATTGGCAGAGAGGGGAAGAGAAATGTTCGTGGAAATGACCAGAAGACAAGACCTTATCCGCTTCAAAAAGTACGGGGAGGCCTGGTGGCCATATCAGGGTATGAACAGACCAAAAAGGGTTCACCAGCCGGGAAGCCATTTAGAGCTTTTCCCGATTCCTGAACCTCAGCTTTTGGCCAATCCAAGGTTAAGACAGAATCCAGGATACAATTAA
- a CDS encoding VCBS repeat-containing protein encodes MEKKRAKNMAIWHFYPLVFGLIFYACHSKTTTSPQEALFQSIEASYSGIDFSNDLDVEESFNIIEYLYFYNGGGIAVGDINNDGLLDLYFSSNQKPNKLYLNKGNLQFEDITEKAGVASLGPWKTGVSMVDINGDGLLDIYVCRVSGYKGLQGKNELYINNGDLTFTESAGLYGLDFQGFSTHAAFFDYDGDGDLDMYLLNHGVHTERSFGRAALRYIDDGFAGDKLYRNNLEKGELKFTPVTNEAGIFSSQVGYGLGIGIADLNKDGWPDIYVSNDFNENDYLYINQKDGTFKENIASSLAYSSRFSMGNDLADINNDGLIDIITLDMLPEDEKTQKMSIGEDPYEIYKLKLNFGYERQASRNMLHLNNGDGTFSEIAQLAGVHATDWSWAVLLADFDNDGFKDIFISNGINRRPNDVDYINFITASKSLDQIKNLELARKMPEGAVTNYLFKNSGNLQFELVSNAWGISKKTISNGAVYADLDNDGDLDLIVNHINQKAEIFKNQTKEMKEGQKTNFLKIRFSGNNFNAFGIGNKVIAFSGGQQIYQENFTSRGFQSSLAPEIHLGLGEIRELDSLFVIWTDQSFQKLEKVRADQTLVLSQVDAKGEFKFPKEAKQVNWQIQGAGQTGLDFEHEEDDYNDFNLEPLIPHKLSREGPASLAFDYNGDGLEDVFLGGSSGQQAHIFLQNKKGRFQLFCPQALSQDADLEDIAVVWEDFDGDDLPDLIVGRGGNIPNSTGNSFSKIYKNLGNGELEQGISLPIDPNLQVAKLLPVDFDQDGQLDLFVGGRNMAGRYGEIPRSYILKNTGNGQFEDWTEIWAPDIQYCGMVKDAVWADLNQDGRNELIVVGEWMSVKVFGFEKNQLTDQTQSFGIENSEGWWNTVLVHDVDHNGFPDLILGNLGKNTRLKSNPSNPLKMWVKDLDNNGSLDQVIAYPLDHQYFTLANRDELVKRLPSLKKDFVRNSDFAGKTVEQIFSRISLQGSYYFEAGEFASQVWLNKNGKFEKNDLPVQAQFSPIQALHVEDLDGDGHLDLITGGNLIETAPYFGGYLGSWGNLFKGDGKGNFTPFQAGSLGISGQIQHILPIRVKEENWMLFVRNNDKTVILKFDQ; translated from the coding sequence TTGGAAAAGAAAAGAGCCAAGAATATGGCCATTTGGCACTTTTACCCATTGGTGTTTGGGTTAATTTTCTATGCTTGCCATTCTAAGACAACAACATCCCCCCAGGAAGCCCTTTTTCAATCTATTGAAGCATCGTATTCCGGAATAGATTTCTCCAATGATCTAGATGTGGAAGAATCCTTCAATATCATTGAATACCTCTATTTTTATAATGGTGGAGGCATCGCAGTGGGTGATATCAATAACGATGGGTTATTGGATTTGTATTTTTCATCCAATCAAAAGCCTAACAAACTTTACCTCAATAAAGGTAACCTTCAATTTGAAGACATCACGGAAAAAGCCGGAGTGGCATCTTTAGGTCCTTGGAAAACCGGGGTAAGTATGGTGGACATCAATGGGGATGGATTATTGGACATCTATGTCTGCAGGGTTAGCGGATACAAAGGGTTACAGGGAAAAAATGAATTATATATCAACAATGGGGATTTGACCTTTACTGAAAGTGCAGGACTTTATGGCCTGGACTTTCAAGGTTTCAGCACTCATGCGGCATTCTTTGATTATGATGGGGATGGGGATTTGGACATGTATTTATTGAATCATGGGGTACATACAGAGAGGAGCTTCGGCCGGGCTGCACTCAGGTATATTGATGATGGGTTTGCTGGGGATAAACTATACCGCAACAACCTGGAAAAAGGTGAACTTAAATTCACTCCTGTAACCAACGAGGCAGGTATTTTTTCCAGTCAGGTAGGGTATGGATTAGGGATCGGAATAGCGGATTTGAATAAAGATGGTTGGCCGGACATTTATGTTTCCAATGATTTCAATGAGAATGATTACCTGTATATCAATCAAAAGGATGGCACTTTTAAAGAAAATATTGCCTCTTCTTTAGCCTATTCCAGCCGCTTCTCCATGGGTAATGACCTTGCAGACATAAATAATGACGGCTTGATTGACATTATCACCCTGGATATGTTGCCAGAAGATGAAAAAACCCAGAAAATGTCAATTGGCGAAGATCCATATGAAATTTATAAGTTGAAACTGAATTTTGGTTATGAAAGACAGGCCTCAAGAAATATGCTCCACCTGAATAATGGGGATGGCACCTTTTCTGAAATTGCCCAACTGGCAGGAGTGCATGCCACAGACTGGAGCTGGGCGGTATTGTTGGCTGATTTTGACAATGATGGATTCAAGGACATTTTCATTTCCAATGGAATCAACCGTAGGCCTAATGATGTAGATTATATCAATTTTATAACGGCGTCCAAATCACTGGATCAGATTAAAAACCTTGAACTTGCCCGAAAAATGCCTGAAGGGGCCGTGACCAATTATTTATTCAAAAATTCAGGTAATCTGCAATTTGAGCTTGTTTCCAATGCCTGGGGAATTTCCAAAAAAACCATTTCAAATGGAGCTGTCTACGCTGATTTGGATAATGATGGTGACCTGGATTTGATTGTGAATCATATCAATCAAAAGGCAGAGATTTTTAAGAATCAAACCAAAGAAATGAAAGAAGGGCAAAAGACTAATTTCTTAAAAATAAGATTTTCCGGGAATAATTTTAATGCATTTGGAATAGGGAACAAAGTGATCGCCTTTAGTGGCGGCCAACAGATTTACCAGGAAAATTTTACCAGTCGTGGATTTCAGTCCAGCCTGGCTCCCGAAATACACCTAGGCTTAGGTGAAATAAGGGAGTTGGATTCCCTATTTGTCATCTGGACGGATCAATCTTTCCAAAAGTTGGAAAAAGTCAGGGCTGACCAAACCCTTGTCCTGAGCCAAGTGGATGCAAAAGGGGAATTTAAATTTCCAAAAGAGGCTAAACAGGTTAATTGGCAAATCCAAGGAGCGGGGCAAACTGGGCTGGACTTTGAGCATGAGGAAGATGATTACAATGATTTTAATTTGGAACCGCTTATTCCACATAAATTATCCCGCGAAGGCCCAGCCTCGCTCGCTTTTGATTACAACGGAGATGGCCTTGAAGATGTGTTTCTTGGAGGATCCAGTGGTCAGCAGGCCCACATTTTTTTACAAAATAAAAAAGGCCGTTTCCAGTTATTTTGTCCACAGGCATTGTCCCAGGATGCAGATCTTGAAGACATTGCAGTAGTGTGGGAGGATTTTGACGGGGATGATCTGCCTGATTTAATCGTAGGAAGAGGAGGTAACATCCCAAATTCTACCGGCAATTCTTTTTCTAAAATTTATAAGAATTTGGGTAATGGAGAATTGGAACAGGGGATCAGTCTTCCCATTGACCCTAATCTTCAGGTTGCTAAGCTTCTTCCGGTAGATTTCGATCAGGATGGTCAGCTCGATTTGTTTGTTGGTGGAAGGAATATGGCAGGTAGATATGGTGAAATACCCAGAAGTTATATCTTAAAAAATACGGGCAATGGCCAATTTGAAGATTGGACAGAAATTTGGGCTCCTGATATACAATATTGTGGGATGGTAAAAGATGCCGTTTGGGCAGACCTGAATCAGGACGGGAGAAATGAATTGATTGTAGTAGGGGAATGGATGTCCGTAAAGGTTTTTGGTTTTGAAAAAAATCAACTGACCGATCAAACCCAATCATTTGGTATTGAAAACAGCGAGGGTTGGTGGAATACGGTCTTGGTCCACGATGTAGACCATAATGGTTTTCCGGATTTAATTCTCGGAAATTTAGGAAAAAACACCCGCTTGAAATCCAACCCATCCAATCCGCTTAAAATGTGGGTCAAAGATTTGGACAACAATGGCAGTTTGGATCAGGTCATTGCCTACCCTCTGGATCATCAATATTTCACCCTGGCCAACAGGGATGAATTGGTGAAAAGACTACCTTCTTTGAAGAAAGATTTTGTCAGGAATTCAGATTTTGCCGGTAAAACGGTAGAGCAGATTTTCAGCAGGATCTCCTTACAGGGATCTTACTATTTTGAAGCCGGGGAATTTGCTTCTCAGGTTTGGTTAAACAAGAATGGGAAATTTGAGAAAAATGATTTGCCAGTACAGGCCCAATTTTCACCGATTCAGGCCCTGCATGTAGAAGATTTGGATGGAGATGGTCATTTGGATTTGATAACAGGGGGCAACTTGATTGAGACAGCTCCTTATTTTGGAGGCTATTTGGGAAGTTGGGGTAACCTTTTTAAAGGAGATGGAAAGGGAAATTTTACCCCATTCCAGGCAGGATCTTTAGGCATTTCCGGTCAAATCCAACATATTCTTCCTATAAGGGTTAAAGAAGAGAACTGGATGCTGTTCGTCAGGAACAATGATAAAACTGTAATCTTGAAATTTGATCAATGA
- the solA gene encoding N-methyl-L-tryptophan oxidase — translation MNRNIFDIAVIGLGALGASALWQLSKSGKRILGIDQFAPPHTMGSSHGETRITRLAVGEGMDFIPIVMRSHEIWREIKVLTGREVMTTSGGLLFDSGGKSWSKHGSEGFFKRTVHFAEQAGIPHEVFDASELKRRFSEFNLEENGMVYYEPSAGFLRPELAISTQLELAEQNGAIIKTHTKVLGIAPIPGGGVWIKTNQGEFEAGKAVLSAGAWVKDFLPPMEKSHFKICRQILHWLPVKNQAFTLGKTPVYMWGFGPAAEDFIYGFPSLDGVSVKMASESFVERHHPDTLSREVTQEEQVAFLEEKIAGRFNHLEKRVLQSKVCIYTVTPDSYFVVDELPDFPEVLVASACSGHGFKHSAGLGEAIAAKTLDQATQFDLSPFAWKLNAPH, via the coding sequence ATGAATAGAAATATTTTCGATATCGCCGTCATCGGATTGGGTGCACTTGGCGCTTCGGCACTTTGGCAGTTGAGCAAATCAGGGAAAAGAATTTTGGGAATTGACCAATTTGCTCCTCCCCATACCATGGGGTCTTCCCATGGGGAAACCCGTATTACCCGTCTGGCAGTAGGCGAAGGAATGGATTTCATCCCCATAGTCATGCGCTCGCATGAAATCTGGAGAGAAATTAAAGTACTTACAGGCAGGGAAGTCATGACCACAAGCGGAGGGCTGCTGTTTGATTCCGGAGGAAAAAGTTGGTCCAAACATGGGTCGGAAGGTTTTTTCAAAAGAACGGTCCATTTTGCTGAGCAGGCAGGAATCCCTCATGAGGTTTTTGATGCTTCAGAACTCAAAAGGAGATTTTCAGAATTTAATCTTGAGGAAAACGGAATGGTTTATTATGAACCCAGTGCTGGTTTTTTAAGGCCTGAATTGGCCATTTCTACACAACTTGAATTGGCAGAACAAAACGGAGCCATCATAAAAACCCATACCAAGGTTTTGGGAATTGCCCCAATTCCAGGTGGCGGGGTATGGATCAAAACCAATCAGGGAGAATTTGAAGCAGGAAAGGCTGTCCTTAGTGCAGGAGCTTGGGTCAAGGACTTTTTGCCTCCCATGGAGAAATCCCATTTTAAAATTTGCCGACAGATTTTACATTGGCTTCCGGTAAAAAATCAGGCTTTTACCTTAGGAAAAACGCCAGTATATATGTGGGGATTTGGGCCTGCAGCGGAGGATTTTATTTATGGCTTCCCTTCCTTGGATGGAGTTTCGGTAAAAATGGCTTCTGAATCGTTTGTAGAAAGGCATCATCCGGACACTTTATCCAGAGAAGTGACACAGGAAGAACAAGTGGCTTTTTTAGAGGAAAAGATTGCAGGACGTTTCAACCACCTGGAAAAACGGGTCCTTCAGTCCAAAGTATGCATTTATACAGTTACCCCGGATTCTTATTTTGTAGTGGATGAATTACCGGATTTTCCGGAAGTATTGGTGGCATCCGCATGCAGTGGACATGGCTTTAAACATTCCGCCGGATTGGGGGAGGCTATTGCAGCTAAAACCCTTGATCAGGCAACTCAATTTGACCTGAGTCCTTTTGCATGGAAACTGAATGCTCCTCATTGA
- a CDS encoding gluconate 2-dehydrogenase subunit 3 family protein has translation MNRREALKGTAMILGYAITGATISSIVQSCGTGEKLSWTPKILNQEQAKILSALVDRILPRTDTPGALDVGTDEFIDKILASAFPEKIQKGFAAGLDSFNASAKSKQGKDFVKLDDLKKDEVIKDFEEKSGPLPGALWAYNFADADEFPFYRMMKELALLGYFHSEKIGTEYLAYDPIPGPFKGCIDYSEVGKAWTE, from the coding sequence ATGAACAGAAGAGAAGCCTTAAAAGGCACTGCAATGATATTGGGATATGCAATAACCGGTGCCACCATAAGCTCAATTGTCCAATCCTGTGGAACAGGCGAAAAACTCTCTTGGACCCCAAAAATACTTAATCAGGAACAGGCAAAAATTCTTTCTGCACTGGTAGATAGAATTCTTCCACGTACCGATACACCGGGAGCACTGGATGTAGGAACGGATGAGTTCATTGATAAAATCCTGGCCTCTGCATTTCCTGAAAAAATCCAGAAAGGCTTTGCCGCAGGATTGGATTCTTTCAATGCAAGCGCCAAGTCCAAGCAGGGCAAAGATTTTGTCAAACTGGATGATCTCAAAAAAGATGAGGTGATCAAAGATTTTGAGGAAAAATCAGGCCCGTTGCCCGGTGCGCTTTGGGCTTATAATTTTGCCGATGCTGATGAATTTCCATTTTATCGCATGATGAAGGAGTTGGCTTTATTGGGTTATTTTCATTCAGAAAAAATTGGGACAGAGTACCTGGCCTACGATCCTATTCCTGGTCCTTTCAAAGGTTGCATCGACTACAGCGAGGTAGGCAAGGCTTGGACAGAATAA
- a CDS encoding GMC oxidoreductase, which yields MSNLNIKAVAENTYDAIVVGSGISGGFAAKELCEKGLKTLVLERGRLVTHIQDYPTMNMDPWDFENRGKLTHSEREDFYVQVRSGFVNEDNKHFYHNDRADPYIEEQQFDWIRADVTGGRSLLWGRQCYRWSDLDFEANAKEGIGIDWPIRYKDIAPWYDYAERYVGVSGEKMGLPHLPDGQFLPPMEMNCLEKHVKKEIESKFPFRYMTIGRVANLTVEHNGRGACQSRNRCHRGCPYGAYFSSISVTLPDAAKTGNLTLRPNSVVHSVIYDEKSGRASGVRVVDRESKVMTEYYARIIFLNASAPATAAIMLNSTSNRFPNGLGNDSGELGHNIMDHHYRLGAMGTFDGMEDKYYKGRRPNGIYIPRFRNINEQTKTDAFLRGYGYQGGATRSNWGRGANSKDFGADFKDKMMQAGKWTFRIGGFGEVLPYHENRMYLHPTEKDEWGIPKMVFDAGYKENELTMRKYIMSDAAEMLEAAGLKNVSTFDNGGALGIGVHEMGTARMGRDPKTSVLNAFNQVHTVPNVFVTDGACMTSSGTQNPSITYMALTARAVDHAMKEMNRGNL from the coding sequence ATGAGTAACCTCAACATCAAAGCGGTGGCAGAAAACACCTATGATGCCATTGTGGTCGGTTCCGGGATTTCCGGTGGCTTTGCCGCCAAAGAACTTTGTGAAAAAGGCCTCAAAACCCTTGTTCTGGAGAGAGGGCGTCTGGTCACCCACATACAGGATTATCCCACCATGAATATGGATCCATGGGACTTTGAAAACCGCGGAAAGCTTACCCATTCCGAGCGGGAAGACTTCTATGTGCAGGTCCGTTCCGGATTTGTCAATGAGGATAATAAACATTTTTACCACAACGATAGGGCAGATCCCTATATCGAAGAGCAACAGTTTGACTGGATCCGTGCTGATGTGACCGGAGGGCGTTCACTCCTGTGGGGAAGGCAGTGCTATCGTTGGTCTGATCTGGACTTTGAAGCCAATGCCAAAGAAGGCATAGGGATTGATTGGCCAATCCGCTACAAGGATATTGCTCCCTGGTATGATTATGCAGAACGGTATGTGGGCGTTTCCGGTGAAAAAATGGGGCTTCCTCATTTACCTGATGGACAGTTTTTACCTCCTATGGAAATGAACTGCCTGGAAAAACATGTCAAAAAAGAAATCGAATCCAAATTTCCCTTTCGCTACATGACTATAGGCCGGGTGGCGAATCTCACGGTAGAACATAACGGCAGAGGTGCTTGTCAGTCCCGCAACAGATGTCATAGAGGCTGTCCTTATGGTGCCTATTTTAGCTCTATTTCGGTCACCCTACCCGATGCAGCCAAGACGGGCAACCTCACCCTCAGACCCAATTCGGTGGTCCATTCTGTGATCTATGATGAAAAGAGCGGGAGGGCCAGTGGAGTAAGGGTAGTGGACCGGGAAAGCAAGGTAATGACGGAATATTATGCCCGAATCATTTTCTTAAATGCTTCGGCCCCTGCCACGGCGGCCATCATGCTCAACTCCACCTCGAACAGGTTTCCAAATGGCTTGGGCAATGATTCAGGAGAATTGGGACACAATATCATGGACCATCATTACCGCTTGGGTGCAATGGGAACTTTTGATGGTATGGAAGACAAGTATTACAAAGGACGTAGACCGAATGGCATTTACATCCCAAGGTTCCGCAATATCAATGAACAGACCAAAACCGATGCCTTCCTCCGGGGTTATGGATACCAAGGTGGAGCTACCCGCAGCAATTGGGGCAGAGGAGCCAACAGCAAGGATTTCGGGGCGGATTTCAAAGACAAAATGATGCAGGCCGGGAAATGGACCTTTAGGATAGGAGGCTTTGGGGAGGTTCTCCCTTACCATGAAAACAGAATGTACCTGCACCCCACAGAAAAAGATGAATGGGGCATTCCGAAAATGGTTTTTGATGCCGGCTACAAGGAAAATGAGCTCACCATGAGGAAATACATCATGTCCGATGCCGCAGAAATGCTGGAAGCTGCAGGGTTGAAAAATGTGAGTACTTTTGATAACGGCGGTGCGCTGGGTATTGGTGTGCATGAAATGGGAACCGCCAGGATGGGACGTGATCCCAAAACCTCCGTGCTTAATGCATTCAATCAGGTACATACTGTTCCAAATGTTTTTGTAACAGATGGGGCCTGCATGACCTCCTCAGGGACACAGAACCCTTCTATTACTTATATGGCCCTGACCGCAAGGGCAGTGGACCATGCTATGAAAGAAATGAACCGTGGAAACCTTTAA
- the fabG gene encoding 3-oxoacyl-ACP reductase FabG gives MRLENKVAIITGGANGIGEATVRLFAKEGAKISLWDMSEKGRKLAEELTEKGHQVEFRKLSVADREAVFHAVKGVKEKFGRIDILINNAGITRDRTLAKMSLEDWNVVIDVNQTGVFNCTQAVSEVMKENRYGRIVTAASNVGLRGNFGQTNYVATKSAVIGMTKVWALELGKYGITCNSVAPGFIETEMTNAIPEQVKKQMLPLIPVGFWGEPMDIAYGYLYLATDEARYVNGTCLVIDGGAARE, from the coding sequence ATGCGTTTAGAAAATAAAGTTGCTATCATCACCGGCGGAGCCAACGGAATAGGAGAGGCAACTGTGCGCCTTTTTGCCAAGGAAGGAGCCAAAATCAGCCTTTGGGATATGTCTGAAAAAGGCAGGAAATTGGCAGAGGAGCTAACAGAAAAAGGTCATCAGGTAGAATTCAGAAAACTATCCGTCGCAGACCGGGAAGCTGTTTTTCACGCGGTAAAAGGAGTCAAAGAAAAATTCGGAAGAATAGATATCCTTATCAACAATGCCGGCATTACCCGGGACAGGACCTTGGCCAAAATGTCACTCGAGGATTGGAATGTGGTCATAGATGTCAATCAAACAGGAGTATTCAATTGCACGCAAGCCGTATCAGAGGTGATGAAAGAGAATCGTTATGGCAGAATAGTTACTGCAGCATCCAATGTGGGATTGAGGGGAAATTTTGGACAAACCAATTATGTGGCCACCAAATCAGCTGTAATAGGGATGACGAAAGTCTGGGCGCTCGAATTGGGTAAATATGGCATCACCTGTAACAGTGTTGCTCCTGGCTTTATAGAAACTGAAATGACCAATGCCATACCAGAGCAAGTGAAGAAGCAGATGCTGCCATTAATTCCGGTAGGTTTTTGGGGTGAACCCATGGACATTGCCTATGGGTACCTTTACCTGGCTACTGACGAGGCGCGATATGTGAATGGCACATGCCTGGTCATTGATGGAGGCGCAGCGAGAGAATAA
- a CDS encoding glycoside hydrolase family 130 protein, which translates to MNKILTALLFILSLPSLAQHKPWMMGPFERPMDAKPIISPTDQNSWQDPMSGSTVFWESMATFNPAAIVKDGKIHVLYRAEEKLGEKEIGGHTSRLGLAISEDGKTYQRLTEPIFFPDHDNQKEFEWTGGTEDPRIVETADGLYVLTYTQWNREYPRLAVATSRDLKNWEKHGPIFKDFKDGKYHNQETKSGAILTELRDGKLVAAKLHDKYWMYFGVPHIWLASSDDLIHWEPIETIDGNLAPVLSPRPGYFDSWLVEAGPPPLLTDDGIVVLYNAGNQQHIGVKYLGNRLYTAGQALYSKEEPWKLLDRTDDPFLKPELPFEKSGQYVDGTTFVEGLVFFKNQWYLYYGTADSMVGVVIWKP; encoded by the coding sequence ATGAATAAAATCCTTACTGCCCTACTTTTTATTCTTAGCCTACCATCCTTAGCCCAACATAAGCCTTGGATGATGGGGCCTTTTGAAAGGCCTATGGACGCAAAGCCCATCATTTCTCCAACCGATCAAAATTCTTGGCAGGACCCAATGAGTGGAAGTACCGTCTTTTGGGAGTCCATGGCTACCTTCAATCCGGCGGCCATTGTCAAGGATGGAAAAATCCATGTGCTCTATCGGGCAGAAGAAAAACTGGGCGAAAAGGAGATCGGAGGGCATACCTCCCGCTTGGGTTTGGCCATTTCAGAAGACGGGAAAACTTATCAGCGGCTTACAGAACCCATATTTTTCCCTGATCACGACAATCAAAAAGAGTTTGAGTGGACGGGAGGGACAGAAGACCCGAGGATCGTGGAAACTGCCGATGGTTTGTATGTGCTGACCTATACGCAATGGAACAGGGAATATCCCCGTTTGGCTGTCGCCACTTCCCGTGACCTGAAAAATTGGGAAAAGCATGGTCCTATTTTTAAGGATTTTAAAGATGGGAAATACCACAATCAGGAAACCAAATCAGGAGCAATATTGACAGAATTGAGAGATGGGAAACTCGTGGCCGCAAAGCTCCATGACAAGTACTGGATGTATTTTGGAGTGCCCCATATCTGGTTGGCCTCTTCAGATGACCTCATCCACTGGGAACCCATAGAAACCATCGACGGGAATCTTGCTCCCGTACTGAGTCCCCGACCTGGTTATTTTGATTCTTGGTTGGTTGAAGCAGGGCCCCCGCCTTTGTTGACTGATGATGGAATAGTGGTGCTATATAATGCCGGGAATCAGCAGCATATCGGGGTAAAATATTTGGGAAACCGACTTTATACCGCTGGACAGGCCCTGTACAGTAAAGAAGAGCCTTGGAAGTTACTTGACCGAACAGATGATCCTTTCCTTAAACCGGAATTGCCTTTTGAAAAATCAGGCCAATATGTGGATGGTACCACATTCGTAGAAGGATTGGTTTTTTTCAAAAATCAATGGTATTTGTATTATGGTACTGCCGATTCCATGGTCGGGGTAGTTATTTGGAAACCATAA